In Rattus rattus isolate New Zealand chromosome 9, Rrattus_CSIRO_v1, whole genome shotgun sequence, a genomic segment contains:
- the LOC116908992 gene encoding putative olfactory receptor 3A4, translated as MDLGTLGNDSCVTTFVLLGLTETPSLQPILFVLFLLAYVATLGGNFSILAAIIIEPKLHTPMYFFLGNLSMLDVGCISVTVPAMLKHFLSNDRHIPYGACLTQLFFFHLLAGADCFLLTVMAYDRYLAICHPLTYNTHMSWNIQKASVCLSCVFSFSNALTQTVALSTLKFCGPNTINHFYCDLPQLFQLSCSSIQLNEQLLFVAAAFMGVVPLVLITVSYGHVAAAVLRIRSAEGRKKAFSTCSSHLTVVGIFYGTGVFSYMRLGSVESSDKDKGIGILNTVISPMLNPLIYSLRNPDVQGALRKVLTGR; from the coding sequence ATGGATCTGGGAACCTTGGGAAATGATTCCTGTGTGACCACATTTGTCCTGCTGGGTCTCACAGAGACTCCATCTTTGCAGCCCAttctctttgtccttttcctTCTTGCTTATGTAGCTACCCTTGGTGGCAATTTCAGCATCCTGGCTGCTATCATTATAGAACCCAAACTCCACACTCCCATGTATTTCTTCTTGGGGAACTTGTCCATGCTGGATGTTGGATGCATTAGTGTCACCGTTCCTGCCATGTTGAAACATTTCCTATCCAATGACAGACACATTCCCTATGGGGCCTGCCTCACACAGCTCTTCTTCTTTCACCTCCTGGCTGGGGCAGACTGCTTCCTTCTGACTgtcatggcctatgaccgttatCTGGCCATCTGCCACCCCCTCACCTACAACACCCATATGAGTTGGAATATCCAGAAGGCCTCAGTGTGCCtgtcatgtgtgttttcttttagcaATGCACTGACCCAAACTGTTGCCTTGTCAACTCTTAAATTCTGTGGCCCCAACACCATCAACCACTTCTACTGTGACCTCCCTCAGCTATTCCAGCTCTCTTGTTCCAGCATCCAACTCAATGAGCAGCTGCTCTTTGTAGCAGCAGCTTTCATGGGCGTGGTCCCCTTGGTCCTCATCACTGTGTCATATGGCCATGTGGCAGCTGCAGTTCTTCGTATCCGGTCTGCTGAGGGCAGGAAGAAAGCCTTTTCCACATGCAGCTCTCACCTCACTGTGGTAGGCATCTTCTATGGGACAGGGGTCTTCAGCTACATGCGGCTGGGGTCAGTGGAATCCTCAGACAAGGACAAAGGCATTGGCATCCTCAACACTGTTATCAGTCCCATGTTGAACCCACTTATCTACAGTCTTAGAAACCCTGATGTGCAGGGTGCCCTACGGAAGGTGCTCACAGGGAGGTAG